From the Halorhabdus utahensis DSM 12940 genome, one window contains:
- a CDS encoding alkaline phosphatase family protein, translating into MGLFDRIRGDDDPRVAFFGIDGVPYSLIAEHDEEFEHLNALAAEGAGGAIDSIVPPESSACWPSLTTGVNPGETGVYGFQDREIGSAETYVPMGRDVQATRLWDRVQSAGRDATVMNVPVTFPPQRDVQRMVSGFLSPGVEEAAYPDELRETLEGLEYRIDVNAKLGHDEDKTDFLDDAYETLEKRFEAFKHYITQDDWDLFFGVFMTTDRVNHFLFKHYEEDGEYKEEFIEFYRTVDEYLGELGALLDDDVTMMVASDHGFTSLDYEVHLNEWLQEEGWLAFDTDDPEELGDLDASTKAYSLIPGRFYINLEEREANGGVPEDDYEAVRADLREKLEGLEGPDGRPVADRVVTKEDAFRGDHDDIAPDLVVIPNHGFDLKAGFKGSEAVFGTGPRNGMHSFDNACLFVEDDDARISGADLYDIAPTILSLMDVDYDRTEFDGSSLV; encoded by the coding sequence ATGGGTCTATTCGATCGGATACGCGGCGACGACGATCCCCGCGTCGCCTTCTTCGGTATCGACGGCGTCCCGTACAGCCTGATCGCCGAACACGACGAGGAGTTCGAACACCTGAACGCCCTGGCTGCCGAGGGCGCGGGTGGAGCCATCGACAGCATCGTCCCGCCGGAGTCGAGTGCCTGCTGGCCGTCGCTGACGACCGGCGTCAATCCCGGCGAGACCGGCGTCTACGGCTTCCAGGATCGGGAGATCGGCTCCGCGGAGACGTACGTCCCGATGGGGCGTGACGTCCAGGCCACGCGGCTGTGGGACCGCGTCCAGTCGGCCGGCCGGGACGCCACCGTGATGAACGTCCCTGTCACGTTCCCACCACAGCGTGACGTCCAGCGGATGGTCTCGGGTTTTCTCTCACCTGGCGTCGAGGAGGCCGCCTACCCGGACGAACTTCGGGAGACGTTGGAGGGACTGGAGTACCGCATAGACGTCAATGCCAAACTCGGGCACGACGAGGACAAGACTGACTTCCTCGACGATGCATACGAAACCCTCGAAAAACGCTTCGAGGCGTTCAAACACTACATCACGCAAGACGACTGGGATCTGTTTTTCGGCGTCTTCATGACGACCGATCGGGTCAATCACTTCCTGTTCAAACACTACGAGGAAGACGGCGAGTACAAGGAGGAATTCATCGAGTTCTACCGCACGGTCGACGAGTATCTGGGTGAACTTGGGGCGCTGCTGGATGACGACGTGACGATGATGGTTGCCAGCGATCACGGCTTTACCAGCCTCGATTATGAGGTCCATCTGAACGAGTGGCTCCAGGAGGAAGGCTGGCTCGCCTTCGATACGGACGACCCCGAGGAACTCGGCGACCTCGATGCGTCGACGAAAGCCTACTCACTGATCCCCGGTCGGTTCTACATCAACCTGGAGGAACGGGAAGCCAACGGTGGGGTCCCCGAGGACGATTACGAGGCGGTTCGGGCCGACCTCAGGGAGAAGCTAGAGGGCCTCGAAGGCCCCGATGGCCGGCCGGTGGCCGACCGCGTCGTCACCAAGGAGGACGCCTTTCGCGGCGACCACGACGACATCGCGCCCGACCTGGTCGTGATCCCGAACCACGGCTTCGATCTGAAGGCCGGATTCAAGGGGAGCGAGGCGGTCTTCGGGACCGGGCCGCGAAACGGCATGCACAGTTTCGACAACGCCTGTCTGTTCGTCGAGGACGACGACGCCAGGATCTCCGGCGCGGACCTGTACGATATCGCGCCGACGATCCTCTCGCTGATGGACGTCGACTACGACCGGACCGAATTCGACGGGTCGAGTCTGGTCTAG
- a CDS encoding inorganic diphosphatase: protein MVNLFEALEAGPNPPEEIYAVVECLKGERNKYEYDKDLPGVVLDRVLHSNVHYPSDYGFIPQSHYDDDDPLDVLVLVEDQTFPGCVIEARPVALMKMDDDGEQDDKVIAVPTEDPRYDHIEDLEDIPSQQLDEIDEFFETYKNLEEGKEVETLGWEDAAAARDAIEHSRELYEEKIAE from the coding sequence ATGGTAAACCTCTTCGAAGCCCTCGAAGCGGGCCCGAACCCGCCCGAGGAGATCTACGCGGTCGTAGAGTGCCTGAAAGGCGAGCGTAACAAGTACGAGTACGACAAGGACTTGCCCGGTGTCGTCCTCGATCGCGTCCTGCACAGCAACGTCCACTATCCCAGTGACTACGGGTTCATCCCGCAGTCTCATTACGACGACGACGATCCCCTGGACGTCCTCGTACTCGTCGAGGACCAGACGTTCCCGGGCTGTGTCATCGAGGCGCGGCCGGTCGCGCTCATGAAGATGGACGACGACGGCGAACAGGACGACAAGGTCATCGCCGTCCCGACCGAGGACCCCCGCTACGACCACATCGAGGACCTCGAGGACATCCCCTCCCAGCAACTGGACGAGATCGACGAGTTCTTCGAGACCTACAAGAACCTCGAGGAGGGCAAGGAAGTCGAGACGCTGGGCTGGGAGGACGCGGCCGCCGCCCGGGACGCCATCGAGCACTCCCGCGAGCTCTACGAGGAGAAGATCGCCGAGTAA
- a CDS encoding PadR family transcriptional regulator — MSEAQTEVVTPSIARELSAFQQNILVILAEEARYGLAVKRELETYYDSDVNHGRLYPNLDDLVEMELVEKSELDKRTNEYSLTENGYDVLLEQLAWEFGKITTEEGRVDDIRELLEDAA; from the coding sequence ATGTCAGAGGCACAAACCGAAGTAGTGACTCCAAGCATCGCGCGAGAACTCAGTGCGTTCCAGCAGAATATCCTCGTTATTCTGGCTGAGGAAGCGCGATACGGACTCGCCGTCAAGCGCGAACTCGAGACGTACTACGACTCCGACGTCAACCACGGTCGACTGTACCCCAACCTCGACGACCTCGTCGAGATGGAACTCGTCGAGAAGAGCGAACTCGACAAGCGGACCAACGAGTACAGCCTCACCGAGAACGGCTACGACGTCCTCCTCGAACAGCTGGCCTGGGAGTTCGGCAAGATCACGACCGAGGAAGGTCGCGTCGACGACATCCGCGAGCTGCTCGAAGACGCAGCCTGA
- a CDS encoding DUF7108 family protein encodes MAEKDSTGSGTTADGLPTDVIETVERLTRHARRADEERTAGLRDRRDELLAEHGFEARIRSERDGDVLVCYPTGWLDDGEVVFDRIDDRSRAVERPLDPETDADWETIDADNRRIVDMVEERYGPVHAANAAAFADFMSNHHALRIADATADHVAEFRAEYFPRNAFPDDEQRAVLSESLEHVFEVVDGEGPPIEREADGSDV; translated from the coding sequence ATGGCTGAGAAGGATTCGACGGGCAGCGGTACGACGGCTGACGGGCTCCCGACCGACGTGATCGAGACAGTCGAGCGACTCACCCGCCACGCGCGTCGCGCCGACGAGGAACGCACCGCGGGGCTTCGGGACCGCCGTGACGAACTACTTGCCGAGCACGGCTTCGAGGCGCGCATCCGCTCGGAACGCGACGGCGACGTGCTGGTGTGTTATCCGACGGGATGGCTCGACGACGGCGAGGTCGTCTTCGACCGGATCGACGACCGTTCGCGCGCGGTTGAACGCCCGCTCGACCCCGAGACTGACGCGGACTGGGAGACGATTGACGCCGACAACCGCCGGATCGTCGACATGGTCGAGGAACGCTACGGCCCGGTACACGCCGCGAACGCGGCGGCGTTCGCCGATTTCATGAGCAACCATCACGCATTGCGGATCGCCGACGCGACCGCCGATCACGTCGCCGAGTTTCGCGCGGAATACTTCCCGCGCAACGCCTTCCCCGACGACGAGCAGCGAGCCGTCCTCTCGGAGTCACTCGAACACGTTTTCGAAGTGGTCGACGGCGAGGGCCCGCCGATCGAACGCGAAGCCGACGGCTCGGACGTGTGA
- the rnhA gene encoding ribonuclease HI produces the protein MPVIECDPAAARERLEAAGITVESGNTDHERWRAESGGATAVAYEGKVVVQGSDPGKLTGVLTDEGGRAHVYVDGASRGNPGPAAIGWVILTGDGGIVTEGGKRIGSTTNNRAEYEALIHALEIAADYGFDSVEVRSDSELAVRQVRGEWDTNDPDLRERRVRVRELFREFDDWSIEHVPREINERADALANEAFEDG, from the coding sequence ATGCCGGTTATCGAGTGCGACCCGGCGGCCGCCCGCGAACGGCTGGAAGCCGCGGGCATCACCGTCGAGTCGGGCAACACCGATCACGAGCGCTGGCGGGCCGAATCGGGCGGAGCGACGGCCGTCGCCTACGAGGGAAAAGTCGTCGTGCAGGGCAGCGATCCGGGCAAACTGACCGGGGTCCTGACCGACGAGGGTGGTCGCGCGCACGTCTACGTCGACGGGGCCTCGCGTGGCAACCCCGGCCCGGCGGCCATCGGCTGGGTGATCCTCACCGGCGACGGCGGCATCGTCACCGAGGGGGGCAAACGCATCGGCTCGACGACCAACAACCGCGCGGAGTACGAGGCGCTGATCCACGCCCTTGAGATCGCCGCCGACTACGGCTTCGATTCCGTCGAAGTCCGCAGCGACTCCGAACTGGCCGTCCGCCAGGTTCGCGGTGAGTGGGACACGAACGATCCCGACCTCCGCGAGCGCCGCGTCCGGGTGCGGGAGCTGTTTCGCGAATTCGACGACTGGTCGATCGAACACGTCCCCCGGGAGATCAACGAGCGCGCCGATGCTCTCGCCAACGAGGCGTTCGAGGATGGGTAA
- a CDS encoding TrkH family potassium uptake protein — protein MNGHLRVDWRASLSLTGRVLLYLAVPLTIPVITALIYGEGWLPFLVTIVVTTLLGYGLSQLDDDRDIGAREGFLMVATTWLAVALVGTLPYLLAEHGTASTLSWPQVPNALFESMSGFTTTGATVMKNIGVEHHSHALLIWRQLTQWLGGMGIVVLAVAILPELSVGGAQLMDAEAPGPGIEKLTPRIAETARVLWIAYFAFTVLEMALLYGLHLAGFAKEMTLFNAISHGLTTLPTGGFSPEAYSIEVFSAAVQWAIIPFMVVAGTNFALFWGLVQGNPRSLLADEEFRFYTGVMASLTAVVTVVLFVGSSLPGTVGLAGVEQSLRHGLFQVVSIVTTTGYASFDFNGWTTTAQYLLLFGMFLGGSAGSTGGAIKMVRWLVIAKSIKRELFTTVHPEAVKPVRLGGRALDESAIRGIHAFTLLYIALFFLSVVVLMLDAGRIGMELQVLDGMSAIAATIGNVGPGFGAVGPMENYLSFPWTSKFLMVFLMWIGRLEIFPVLVLLTRAYWRS, from the coding sequence ATGAACGGGCATCTCCGGGTCGACTGGCGGGCCAGTCTCTCGCTGACTGGGCGCGTGCTGCTCTATCTGGCGGTGCCGCTGACAATCCCCGTCATCACGGCGCTGATCTACGGCGAGGGGTGGCTCCCCTTCCTCGTCACCATCGTCGTGACGACGCTGCTCGGATACGGACTCTCCCAACTCGACGACGACCGGGACATCGGTGCACGCGAGGGCTTTTTGATGGTCGCGACGACGTGGCTCGCGGTCGCACTCGTCGGGACGCTCCCGTATCTGCTCGCGGAGCACGGCACGGCGTCGACGCTTAGCTGGCCCCAGGTCCCGAACGCGCTGTTCGAGTCGATGAGTGGGTTCACGACGACCGGGGCGACGGTCATGAAGAACATCGGCGTCGAGCACCACTCCCACGCGCTCCTGATCTGGCGACAGTTGACGCAGTGGCTCGGCGGGATGGGGATCGTCGTGCTCGCGGTCGCGATCCTGCCCGAACTCTCGGTCGGTGGGGCACAGCTGATGGACGCCGAAGCGCCCGGCCCCGGCATCGAGAAGCTCACGCCGCGGATCGCCGAGACGGCCCGGGTGCTGTGGATCGCCTACTTCGCCTTTACCGTCCTCGAAATGGCGCTTTTGTACGGCCTCCATCTCGCCGGCTTCGCCAAGGAGATGACGCTGTTCAACGCGATCTCGCATGGCCTGACGACGCTGCCGACCGGCGGGTTCTCGCCGGAGGCCTACTCGATCGAGGTGTTCTCGGCGGCCGTCCAATGGGCGATCATCCCGTTCATGGTCGTCGCCGGCACCAACTTCGCGCTGTTCTGGGGGCTGGTCCAGGGGAACCCCCGCTCGCTACTGGCGGACGAGGAGTTCCGATTTTACACCGGCGTGATGGCGTCTCTGACCGCCGTCGTCACGGTGGTGCTCTTCGTGGGATCGAGCCTCCCCGGTACTGTCGGTCTTGCGGGCGTCGAGCAGTCACTCCGGCACGGCCTCTTCCAGGTGGTCTCGATCGTCACCACCACGGGGTACGCGAGTTTCGACTTCAACGGCTGGACGACGACCGCCCAGTACCTGCTGCTCTTTGGGATGTTCCTCGGCGGCTCGGCAGGATCGACCGGCGGCGCGATCAAGATGGTCCGGTGGCTGGTGATCGCCAAGTCGATCAAGCGGGAACTGTTCACGACGGTCCATCCCGAGGCCGTCAAGCCCGTCCGACTCGGTGGCCGGGCGCTCGACGAGTCGGCGATCCGGGGGATCCACGCCTTCACGCTGCTGTACATTGCGCTGTTCTTCCTCAGCGTCGTCGTCCTGATGCTCGACGCCGGGCGGATCGGCATGGAACTGCAAGTGCTCGACGGCATGAGCGCGATCGCGGCGACCATCGGCAACGTCGGGCCGGGATTCGGCGCTGTCGGGCCGATGGAGAACTACCTCTCGTTCCCCTGGACCTCGAAATTCCTGATGGTCTTTCTGATGTGGATCGGCCGACTGGAGATCTTCCCCGTGCTCGTGCTGCTGACGCGGGCCTACTGGCGGTCCTAA
- the trkA gene encoding Trk system potassium transporter TrkA, protein MRVIVVGAGEVGSSIAESLADEHEVVVVDVDGDRVEALTYELDVLAIEGDGAAIETLEEAGLAAAELLIAVTDDDETNIVSCGTAKTLDDVTTIARVRNTKYLDTWENAEGALGVDVMVGTNLLTARKIASMIGLPAARDVDSFADGTIQMAEFELATGSPVAGQTVAEADRFDDLTFAAILCPDDDGTCDEIVVPRGDTRLSAGDEVIVIGTDEAVTAFSHAVAPDDDYHDVLLVGGSSVGYQTARLLEGRGIRPKLIERDPERAQFLAESLPKTTVLQADATDRDFLESENIDAVDVVVTTLESDEANLLAGLFAKRLGADRAIAVVEEGSYVDLFETVGIDVAVQPREVAAEEITRFTREEHAENVAIIESDRAEVIEVEIDDESVFHDRTIQSAAADLPDGVVVGAIVRDGEFVRPRGDTVVHAGDHVVFFVETTALDETLAKI, encoded by the coding sequence ATGCGCGTGATCGTTGTCGGTGCCGGCGAGGTCGGGTCGAGCATCGCCGAAAGCCTGGCCGACGAACACGAAGTCGTCGTGGTCGACGTCGACGGTGATCGCGTCGAGGCGCTGACCTACGAACTGGACGTCCTGGCGATCGAGGGCGACGGCGCAGCGATCGAGACGTTAGAGGAGGCCGGCCTCGCGGCGGCCGAGCTGTTGATCGCCGTCACGGACGACGACGAGACCAACATCGTCTCCTGTGGGACCGCAAAGACCCTCGACGACGTCACGACCATCGCCCGCGTTCGCAATACCAAGTACTTAGACACCTGGGAGAACGCCGAGGGGGCGCTCGGCGTCGACGTCATGGTCGGGACGAACCTGCTCACCGCCCGGAAGATCGCCAGCATGATCGGCCTCCCGGCCGCCCGGGACGTCGACAGCTTCGCCGACGGTACGATCCAGATGGCCGAGTTCGAACTCGCCACGGGGAGTCCCGTCGCCGGACAGACCGTCGCCGAGGCCGACCGCTTCGACGATCTCACCTTCGCAGCGATCCTGTGTCCTGACGACGACGGCACCTGCGATGAGATCGTCGTTCCGCGGGGGGATACCCGGCTGTCGGCCGGCGACGAGGTGATCGTCATCGGGACCGACGAGGCGGTGACGGCGTTCAGCCACGCCGTCGCGCCGGACGACGACTACCACGACGTGTTGCTCGTCGGCGGGAGCTCAGTGGGTTACCAGACCGCACGCCTCCTCGAGGGTCGCGGGATCCGACCGAAGCTGATCGAACGCGACCCCGAACGCGCGCAGTTTCTCGCCGAGTCGCTCCCGAAGACGACGGTCCTTCAAGCGGATGCTACCGATCGGGACTTCCTCGAAAGCGAGAACATCGACGCCGTCGATGTCGTCGTCACGACCCTGGAGTCCGACGAGGCGAACCTGCTCGCGGGGCTGTTCGCCAAGCGACTGGGCGCCGATCGGGCGATCGCCGTCGTCGAGGAGGGCTCGTACGTCGACCTGTTCGAGACCGTCGGCATCGACGTGGCCGTCCAGCCCCGCGAGGTGGCTGCCGAGGAGATCACGCGGTTCACCCGCGAGGAACACGCCGAGAACGTGGCGATCATCGAGAGCGACCGGGCGGAAGTCATCGAGGTGGAGATCGACGACGAGAGCGTCTTTCACGACCGGACCATCCAGTCGGCCGCCGCGGACCTGCCCGACGGCGTCGTCGTGGGCGCGATCGTCCGCGATGGCGAGTTCGTCCGGCCCCGTGGGGACACCGTCGTCCACGCCGGCGACCACGTCGTCTTCTTCGTCGAGACGACCGCACTCGACGAGACGCTCGCAAAAATATGA
- a CDS encoding Lrp/AsnC family transcriptional regulator, translated as MDHRLDEIDKRILYYLAADARNTAAPEIAEEMEVTAATIRNRIRQLETEGILRGYLADIDYKAIEGHVTYEFRCTAPIPDRDHLAQAALDISGVVAARELMAGTTNLTVTAVGTDTDDIGRIAAELSDLGLTIEDESVIEEQYFRPYDPFGPEDAPKGPSLTDFMGLAGGAEVVEFTVSEGAEIADRTIEDAVESDLLADEMLVVGIERDGDVLTPKGETVIQAGDVVSLFSKTGLETDALTVFGAQ; from the coding sequence ATGGACCATCGCCTCGACGAGATCGACAAGCGCATTCTCTACTATCTGGCGGCGGACGCCCGGAACACGGCAGCGCCGGAGATCGCCGAGGAGATGGAGGTGACGGCGGCGACGATCCGCAACCGGATCCGCCAGCTCGAGACGGAGGGGATCCTGCGGGGCTATCTCGCGGACATCGACTACAAGGCCATCGAGGGACACGTCACCTACGAGTTCCGGTGTACGGCTCCGATCCCGGATCGCGACCACCTCGCACAGGCAGCCCTGGACATCTCGGGCGTCGTTGCCGCCAGGGAGTTGATGGCCGGGACGACGAACCTCACGGTCACTGCCGTCGGGACCGATACGGACGACATCGGGCGGATCGCGGCCGAACTGTCGGATCTCGGACTGACGATCGAGGACGAGAGCGTCATCGAGGAGCAGTACTTCCGGCCCTACGATCCGTTCGGTCCCGAGGACGCCCCGAAGGGGCCGTCGCTGACGGACTTCATGGGGCTTGCCGGCGGCGCGGAGGTCGTCGAGTTCACGGTCTCGGAGGGGGCCGAGATCGCCGACCGAACCATCGAGGACGCCGTCGAGTCGGACTTGCTGGCCGACGAGATGCTCGTCGTCGGCATCGAACGCGACGGGGACGTCCTCACGCCGAAAGGCGAGACGGTCATTCAGGCAGGCGACGTCGTGTCGCTGTTCTCGAAGACCGGCCTGGAGACGGACGCGCTGACGGTGTTCGGGGCCCAGTAA
- a CDS encoding universal stress protein: protein MGESLFGRVVVPVASRDDAAATAAALAPYIDAPDRTVIAVHVIEKADGALDKASVEQREADAEAMFGIVTEGLDGVDAALETEIRYGTDIAGTLVETADDVAASAIVFTPRGGSRWKQLLSGDVTHNLVHESDVPVVVLPDREVSDA, encoded by the coding sequence GTGGGCGAGTCGCTCTTCGGGCGCGTGGTGGTTCCGGTCGCGAGTCGCGACGACGCGGCGGCGACGGCGGCCGCACTCGCGCCATACATCGACGCACCGGATCGAACAGTAATCGCCGTACACGTCATCGAGAAGGCCGACGGCGCACTCGACAAGGCCTCGGTCGAGCAGCGCGAGGCGGACGCCGAGGCGATGTTCGGGATCGTCACCGAGGGACTCGACGGGGTCGATGCCGCCCTCGAAACGGAGATCCGCTACGGGACCGACATCGCGGGGACGCTCGTCGAGACGGCGGACGACGTCGCGGCGAGCGCGATCGTGTTCACGCCGCGGGGCGGTAGTCGATGGAAGCAACTCCTCTCGGGCGACGTGACCCACAACCTCGTCCACGAGAGCGACGTGCCGGTCGTCGTCCTTCCCGATCGAGAGGTGAGCGACGCGTGA